Sequence from the Primulina huaijiensis isolate GDHJ02 chromosome 16, ASM1229523v2, whole genome shotgun sequence genome:
aaaacgatattatatgcatgattttattaagtgatggaaatacgaaatgttgaaggacgtgaagggattgtgactactacatgttggagatatcgcgAGGGTTAtagtcccagtgggagcccgacgatcgtatttttttgaatacggatacgaatacgaatacgaatacgaatatatTAATaagttggccaaggcccagttgatcggtgagagtgtcgttggtgtccccgccgccctgTACtgtgtttttatagatggatccatcgccccaatacgattaagaatacgagtcacaatcacgatctgaattcaacaaacatgaatatgcatacgaatacgaatatgaatatgaatatggatacgaatatttttatattaatatgaaaatgtttatgaaaaaattttatgaaaatgttattgttttaaaggttatgcatcttcatgaaaacgatattttaagtaaaagtattttcactgttgcttgtgattttatacgtactacttgttatcaagattatggtgtgttgagtatttagactcactaggtgtgattgatgcaggtgctattgattatgaatatgttaaaagaggtcttgatggttgactttgctagaTTGAAaatgcacataacccgaggaccgacgctagttttccgcactagttatgatttatgattttaagtaatgttaaggatatttttacgactttttatttatgttttgagaggtttttgagagattatagtatgagctgtatttctcaaatatatagttggttgttttattttaaaatggttccaaaatattttatgcatgtgattatgcatctcggccgatttagtgaggtttgcaaaaaaaatttctagcacgatttaagaaaaagaatagcagacgtttcagcaATAAATTGCACGTGGATGCCATGTGAGACTTTAGATTTACGGCAAACTCGCGAAAAGAATTAACCATTAGTTTTCCCAGACGGTAAATGAAATTGACCTCAGAAAAATAGGATTTCGGCTAAATTATGCATGAGTACATGTGAGTTCATTTAGTTTAATCAAATCGGTTTCTTTTATCTTACACAAGTATGAGTCCCAGATTGCCTACCGCTGTCCAAATTTTCCATTAGTGAGTAAAAATCCCACAGAAAATGAATTAAAACCTTCATATAAGAGTACTCGACATGCATGCAAAGTGTAAGATTAATGCTTAATGCATTGATAACACTCGACAAATTGTAGAGCATGATCATTCTGTTATTGATCAAAAGaataaatgaatgaaacttGCATGAAAAACACACCACAGAAATCCCAAGAGGgaaagaataataaaataaaacaaaacaaaacaaaaagtcAAAAACCTAGTATAAATATATTGATAGAGTTTTTATATATGCAGTTTAAAATTAAGAACCCAAGATGGTGTGTATAAATGCAAAATAATGGCTGGCTTTCGATTAGTTGATAGGGTTGTGTGTGTAGAGGAAAATATTCTTGGTTACTATCCCCATTCCGTCACCAACCAACTTAGCAATGTAATAAATTAAACCAACGTTTTAAATCAGGCTTCTATGTCTCACTTCTGCAATGTTGTAAGAGTTGGGATAACTCCTACTTCCAAacagtttaaatataatttggcCCACAAGGGATCCAAGTACCTAGGTAGCTGATTCCAATGCAAATTCAAGCATCCGACTTTATCAAAATGGGAAAATTGCAATTTCGTGGAAATGGTGTTTTGTCATGTaaaaattttagtaatttttcgttaggtattgatctagaactgcacACGTGAACTTAAGATTAAATCAATACTACATCAAtgtcatgttaaaaaaaaaacataattaacaataacaaaaaaatgtatCTACTTTAATTTGGCTTGTAGATCTTGTCtggttttactttcttttttaatttttccctcATTTGACTTAACATGTTCCAtgagcatttacatatacaaaaaacaaaacagCTTACCATTGTTTAGAAACTTGGCACACCACATTGCAAGTCCCGCATACTGATATTAACATCATAAACACAATAGCAAAGATTTAGTAGAATTCACGATCAGGGAACAGCAATGGAGCCACAAGAGACCACAAATACAATCCAGCCGTGACCCACTCGGTACAGATACGAACCCAAACTGAAGTCCAACCGAAGTCTATGAGGTCGGCATTTTCTGAACTGCTCGTCCAACCAGAAAGAAGCATGGCTGAGTACATGCTAGCTAGAGCAAATATCAGATGGAAGAACATGTAAGAGTAAGTAACTGGCCGGGCTTCCGAGTCCTTTCCTTTACCAGATTCAAGTTCGTCCGAGCCAAGAAGAGGTTTCTTGTCACCTGTCACATAATGTTCCAAcacataaattttataaaaaatgtaTGTAAAAATATACCTCTTCGCCCCCACACTAATAATTGTGGGAAGATTTGAACACGGTCAGAGAGCATCACTTTTAAGGGTACATTTGAAAAAAAGAAATACAACATTAGCAAATGAGACATTATTAAAGAGGTAAAAATGACATCTGCAAGCATGTGATTATAGGATCATGAATGATAATTAAAAGTGAACCAATGGGTTaagttaaaaagaaaaaaacacatGCTAtaagcaaaaaaaataataagattttACACCAGTTTTAAATACCTGCTCTGGGTGAACTTGGTGGAGACAAAAAGGTTGTCGATGATCCAGCTCGGAGAGCAGAATATAAAACTGAGAGAACTGTCGTAAGCATACCCAGAATAAGGGTACTCAAGGTTACAGCTTTTGACTTGTTGTGGAGACCATTGCATACATAATCTATAGGTTCACTAGAGAGCCCAGTATAACAAAGGTATGCACAATAAATGGATAACACCGAAGCAGGCAGGAGGCTGCCACTAACCTGTCGAAATCGAAGTTTTTACCAGTTGAAAAAAAACAAACTAGTGCTTTTCCAGCTGGTCGTGTAACAGGTTTgtgttatttatatcaaaatttttttcaaaattaatttgaattaACATCAGAACATATAGAAAAGAAACACTTACCTGGGGATGTAATGCAACAACAGCGAAGGTAAAAGCAAGAATGATGGTCATCGAGAGGAAAAAGATATTAAGGCCACAGTCGTGTCCGGAAGGGTTAAACCAAATGAATAGAATTCCCGAAAACGTAAAGGAAGCAAGATAGCATGCTATTGATATTGCAAGTAAGGCAATATACCTGAAAACAACAAAGATAGAATCATCATTAGACCAAAAACTCCAGGATTAAAAGaggatatgaattttatttagaaTACCATTTTTTCTCATCTTTAGCTACCCATGAATCGTTCCATGAATGTGTGGCATCTAACAATATTATGACTTGAACCAATAAGAAGGCTCCAGCACCAAACTTCGAAATAAATCCTATACAAACAAAAAGTTTTCTCCCACCGATAAGATTACAAATATATTAGCTAAACTTCCACAAATGAAATATGCAACATATTGCAAAAAAGGGATTGAGGCAGACCGTATATCGATATGATGGCATTCGGGAGGAAAAACATGAGGATAACCAACAAAGTCCAAACCAGCATCTTGGCAATCCATCCACCGTGATGCAATGAATCACGTTTGTCGTTTTGATCCTTCACTCCGATCATTATGAGGGCTAGTATTccaaaaaacaagaaattcCCCAAGCTGACACGAAGAACGGCTTGCATTTGATACCATTCGTTTGAGAGGTTGTCTGAAGTGTTTATCCCTACAAATTACACCAAAGACGATACCAGCGTCTCAGTCTGCACGCATGAATGATCTTAAACCAGGCAACTCATGCATGTACGGACCGATCAACAAACAAAAGTTGTAAACTTTAAAGAGGAAAATCAGGGCCCTGcacaaatatttaaaacaataacaGCTACTTTCTAGCTCCATTACAAAGTAAGCAAATGAATACAAATTTGATTCGATTCCTGATAAACAAATTCCAACAATCTCATTCACATAAACAAGAAACCCAATAAATCAATTCATTTATTCACACATCAACACACGTTCCTCTCATTTTGACCTATctcatacataaaaaaaaaacataaaacagtTATTATGCAATCATTTTTTCAACACACACAAGGAACACCCACTAGCAAATATGCCAAGAAAACCAAAGTAACCCAAAAATAAGCACGATACAAAGAACACTGATTGCCCATTCCCCACCCTGCTCAAAAAACCCCCAAAACCACAAAACTTCCCCCCTTCAATttcaatcacaaaaaaaaaaaaaaaaaaaactcacaggAGAATTTTTTAAGCAAAGGTGAAGCTACTTCTCTAAGAACCCAAGACACGATCAAAGACAACCCGAAGAGTCCACAGTATGCGATTCTCGCAGAGCGCTTGGTGATGCTGGACGCCACCGATGAACAGAGCCCGCAAGTCATCGACGCACAGCACGACGCGAGGCACGACATCTCTCTTCTGATGTTAACGAGGATGATTTATTTTGGGAAATTTTCATTACCaagagaagaaaaaatgatAATTGATGGAGTGAATTACTCGAagaaaatatatgaatatttttcaaatgcACATTGCTTATAAAATCATTGACTATCCTGGTTATATTAGTTAGCGTAAAATGAAATTTCTCAAAgttaaagtttataaaaaaaaatttctgattaaccatgtcgcaaaaaaagTTTAAATGAATTGACTATGTAATCAGTTGAGGAAGAAATTAATGAAcaatttgattaatatttttagttCTTAAACCGTAAGACGAGTTGTTTTATGGTTATTACTTTGTACATGTTTGGTCTTATTACTCAATTATaatagaaatattttgattattatgtATTGATTAGTTTTTATATCGccttttcgaaaaaaaattccGAACCGATAATTTAAGTTTGTCTTTCAAGTTTGATTGGAAccgataatttatttatttatgattatatttttgCAGGTAAAATTTCTATTTTGAACTTCTAGGTaagtattaatataaattatgtggatttaatattttaatataaattatgatttaatcATTATCTTATATATCtaatttatgattaaaatggttaattacattTCAATGTATTATTATAATCATTGATCACGATTATTtcgaaattaaattattattattattattattttatttcacatgCATAGtatcaaaacttattattataagaaGTATAATAagaaatacaattttttattttagaataatataatgcttattattataattattattgttttatatagatagtatataaaaaaattagtattatgattaatttattttacacaaataataaaaaattaattattataaatattgttatttttgtttttaacttaTTAATACGAATAAATAGTACAATTAATTCATAATATTATTGTTGTTTTATGTAgtattatgtaaaaaaaaaatattactattaatttgttttgccttatgaaatttatcataataaatttttattattattaacttattaaataaaaataaaattattattactattatcatcaagaatatttttcatttttttattattaatcaaaataaaaatcaaagcatatgtaaacaaattttttattatgtattatttattatattgcaTATTTTGTTATGcaattgtaattaaaaaaaatttatatcaacttttcttaataatctatttaatttttatgtaggAATGGATAATGTCTCGATTCTTTTATTCGTATGTGGTAATGTTATTATAGAACATCACACTGTAAAATATAGTAATGCAACATTGACGGAAACACGACTATCACGATCTATTAATTTTCGTGAATCGAAAAATAGTGTACCGgttgaaaaatattgaaagttcaaaatttaacGTAAAATTTTCAGCAAAATATTCCTACATGGACAAGTCACATTGTGTAAAAGTGCATCTTGACATCAATGATGAAAATAATTTACAGTTTATGCTGGATTTTAATGACGAAATACGGTGTATTGAATTGAATATTGAAACAGATTTCATCGAGTATAATGTACATGCTGAGGTTCCTGAATCATACATTCCACAGATAACTGAAGGGTTCAATTCAATGATATTTAATGATGAAACTAGTACTTCTACTACTGATTTTTTCGGaccaatatattaaaattattctaATTCGGAGTATTGTACTGGGAAATGGGATCGGTATATTATGGGCACCGTAGAAGTAAATGTTTACTGGTCGATTTCCACACGAGGATGGGATTTTGGTGCAAGAGGATGATACTCGGTTGACACAAATCATGCAGGTATCGATTGTTCAATGAATGCACATACTTGTGGATCAGGTCATGTATTGACACGTCGTACCTGAAGAACAAAGATCGCGTGAGTTGTCATTAGATATTCACCTTGACGCCACCGAGATAGTTCCTGAACCTGATAGAACTGCTAGTTAAACAGATGAAGATGAGCATGATGATATGAATGCCACATTTTCTGATATTAATCCATTTGTCCCGCATGTTGATACATTCTTATATGATGTACCTCAATTCTTTAGTACAAATATGACGAGCAATGCACTGATTCTGTTGGAATTTCATCTGCCTCGAATTTGAGTTATTACAACGCTGATAGAAGAGAACTTtgcagaaacatgatttttttttaaaaaaaaagcatttTATAGGAGTAGTTAAGGACAATTCAATTGGGGTTGCTCGACGTGAATACCAAGTGGTGGAGAGTACAAAGACTTTGTGGAaggttctttttaagaatagatATTCAAATATCAACTATAGCAGGGGTCTTTGTCCAtcgttaaaattaaaattgggGTATTTTAAGATGACGAAATATAGTGGTCCACATGCATGTATGTCTAGCCAGGTGAAGTTAGACCACCATAAACtggacaaaaatataattttaaaaacacttACATGTATTGTTTGGTGTGATCCTTCTTGtgagattaaatatattattcaacTTGTCAACGATTGACATAattatcaaatctcatatggtAAAGCATGGTATAGTTTAAAGCTAGtggtgaaaaatatatatagtacaTGGGAGAGTTCAGTACGTCTTTTGCCGAGATACATGGATGCCCTTGTGAAGTATAATCAGGGAACTATTGTGGAATGGAagtagggatggcaatttcctccgaacccgttggaggatccgatacccaacccgaatagaagagggtatggagggatttttagacccgattaaataattaagtaatCGGGTATGGGTATTTTtgggttcgggtatggaggcgggtttgatataatccgacccacacccgacccgaatacccgtttaaattaatatatacaaatatacatatgtatgtatatttgtatatatatagtaattatatttatttatactaaagattcatcagtcaatctaccgattttcggagttttcaatacatataatcataaatttgaaaattaaagaaaacgatgctttttatattaaaagNattcaattgtatatgataattgggtatttgggtagggtatgagtatccgataatccgatgggtataGGGATggagatgaaattcaatacccgatgggtatggggatgggtatggagatgaatttaataaatgggtatggggatggaggtatgaaatccgacccataccctactCATTGCCATCCCTAAATGGAACCATTGACCAACATACAATTCTGCATTAAAGGTGTTAAATTAAGTGTTTTGGGAATTCATACCATGTATAGATGGGTTCCGACATTGTCTAAATAATTAGTATTGATGATACTCATTTGTACATGAAGTATAAGCACAAGATGCTTATAGTTGTGGGTTTAGATGCAAACAAACAAATCTTACCCTTAGCATTTGCAATAGTCGATGAGGAAACATGACTCCTAGAAATGGTTTTTCGAACTTTATTCAAGCATGTGGTTCGAGGATCCACATGTGTGTTCCTTATCTCCGATAGACATCATGATGTAATGTTGTTGAAGAGATACTTGATTTTATAAATCAACGTGGCGTACATCGTTTTGGTCTTAGATATGCATGTTCTATTTCAATACACATTTAAAAAATGTGCATTTAAAGGATCTATGTTGGAAAGCAGACACACAACATCGAATACGCAAATTTGATACCATCATGGATGAAATTAAAAATCTCGACTCGAGAGCCTTTGTTTTATCTCTCTGAAATTGATAAATACATGTGGAATCTTGCTCACGATTGGGGATGGCGACGTGGAGTTATGATGACCAACATGTCTGAGCGTCTTAATTCTGTTATGAAAGGTGCTCGCTGACTTCATATATCAGCATTAGTTCAGTTGAAGTTCAATTGTTTCGTGCAATATTTCATCGATCATATCACACGAAGTCAACGTATAACTCAGGGCAATCAACCTTGGCCTGATTATGCATTTCGACTGTATGAGAAATGGTATGTGAGATCTAGTGAACACATTGTTTCTCGTACTGAGATCAGAGACTAATCGGCATATGTTGTTATGGGGGGCAACAAGGTCGGGGTGAACGCGTTCATGTTGTTACCCTTAGTCTAAACGAATGCTCATGCAGAAAATAGACTATTTTTGGAATTCCGTGTTCACATGTTATATGTATTGCCAAATGGTATGGATTAGATTCTATACAACTTGTACAACATTGATTTCAGATGAGTGAATACATAGACACCTACGAAGGAAGATTTCACCCGATTGCCGACGAGGAATATTGGGATGTGCTGACATTTGAAATGTGCAACAACCCGAATAAGCATCAAAGACGGAGAAAGCGAAGTGACCGAATTACAAGAATCAGAGAGAtggtgtaaggtccaaaatgcgataacgtaatccaattgcatgcaaatctaggaaaaatgaaaaattcctaattaaattattttaatttcatttattgaATATGATAGGCATGTGTACatggttaaaatatggttttctaatagaattcataaaattatgttttaaaatttatttaagacgCGATCGAGTAACAAAGACCGATGACcataaagagaaaatatttttat
This genomic interval carries:
- the LOC140962059 gene encoding uncharacterized protein, which encodes MSCLASCCASMTCGLCSSVASSITKRSARIAYCGLFGLSLIVSWVLREVASPLLKKFSWINTSDNLSNEWYQMQAVLRVSLGNFLFFGILALIMIGVKDQNDKRDSLHHGGWIAKMLVWTLLVILMFFLPNAIISIYGFISKFGAGAFLLVQVIILLDATHSWNDSWVAKDEKKWYIALLAISIACYLASFTFSGILFIWFNPSGHDCGLNIFFLSMTIILAFTFAVVALHPQVSGSLLPASVLSIYCAYLCYTGLSSEPIDYVCNGLHNKSKAVTLSTLILGMLTTVLSVLYSALRAGSSTTFLSPPSSPRAGDKKPLLGSDELESGKGKDSEARPVTYSYMFFHLIFALASMYSAMLLSGWTSSSENADLIDFGWTSVWVRICTEWVTAGLYLWSLVAPLLFPDREFY